In one window of Mercurialis annua linkage group LG4, ddMerAnnu1.2, whole genome shotgun sequence DNA:
- the LOC126676597 gene encoding putative wall-associated receptor kinase-like 11 has protein sequence MLASTPNLYLQKTERMQTKSPKLTMALEVIVLILLWLIEAKAASTTPRPLCQVSCGNNVQIPFPFGIGKGCYMNKNFEVRCNNSRPFLISIGMELLEFQTDYSFIANNPVIHSSCSNKSSTAATISLEGTPFYYSKFINDFTATGCNNHAVLILHNGTKTVGCNSACRNGTRSSCTATLPPYLQSFQVNMTSFSSNHSSCRSAFISVPNWIESQPKNIIGDYSPAEFIWGDPKGSCDISKIADRNCTSSNCWAQLSTNQFCICSECQDVGKCTDPKNFMCSLYYLYNPADKKYMCPPGYKESDTICFPDFGGKSRMKAILIGCGSGFGSLLVLTGIWSLYKIIKRRRAMKQKQNFFKRNGGLLLEQQLCSSNNHVDKTKLFTSTELEHATDNYHKNRILGHGGQGTVYKGMLTDGKVVAIKKSKKVDEDKLAQFINEVVILSQINHRNVVKLIGCCLETEVPMLVYEFIPNGTLFDYLQHPDEELAFTWEIRIRIAAEIAGALAYLHSSASTPIYHRDIKSSNILLDDKYRAKLADFGTSRSISIEDTHVTTRVQGTFGYLDPEFFQSSQFTDKSDVYSFGVVLAELLTGEKPVFSSSRSTDCRSLATHFLRSMEGENRLFEILDALVLKESKKEQIVATAKLAKRCLNLNGRMRPTMKTVALELEGIRRGSCIVEEQAYDVVDISESSRLWDIASSSSHLEEQTLVHHYTL, from the exons ATGTTAGCTTCAACTCCAAATCTTTATCTGCAAAAAACAGAAAGAATGCAAACGAAAAGCCCGAAATTAACGATGGCGCTCGAGGTCATCGTTTTGATACTGCTATGGCTAATAGAAGCAAAAGCAGCAAGCACAACTCCAAGGCCATTATGTCAAGTTTCATGCGGTAACAATGTGCAAATACCATTTCCTTTTGGAATTGGAAAAGGTTGTTATATGAATAAGAATTTCGAGGTACGTTGCAACAATTCAAGGCCTTTCTTGATTAGCATTGGCATGGAATTGCTGGAGTTTCAAACAGATTACTCTTTTATTGCCAACAATCCTGTTATTCATTCGAGTTGCAGCAATAAATCCTCTACTGCTGCAACGATTTCATTGGAAGGCACTCCGTTTTACTATTCAAAATTCATAAATGACTTCACAGCGACGGGCTGTAATAATCATGCTGTTCTTATTCTTCATAATGGTACTAAAACAGTAGGGTGCAACTCAGCCTGTCGAAACGGAACCAGAAGTAGCTGTACGGCAACTCTTCCTCCTTATCTACAGTCTTTTCAAGTAAACATGACAAGTTTTTCTAGTAATCATAGTAGCTGCAGATCTGCCTTCATTTCTGTTCCGAATTGGATTGAATCTCAGCCGAAAAATATTATTGGTGATTATTCCCCTGCAGAGTTCATATGGGGAGATCCTAAAGGGAGTTGTGACATAAGTAAGATAGCTGACAGGAACTGTACTTCTAGCAATTGTTGGGCACAACTCAGCACAAATCAATTTTGTATATGTTCAGAATGCCAAG ATGTGGGAAAATGCACAGATCCAAAGAACTTTATGTGTAGCCTGTATTACCTCTATAACCCGGCAGACAAAAAATACATGTGTCCTCCAGGGTATAAGGAATCAGATACTATTTGCTTCCCTGATTTTGGTGGAAAATCTCGGATGAAAGCCATCCTCATAG GTTGTGGATCAGGTTTCGGATCTTTGTTAGTACTTACGGGTATATGGTCTCTGTACAAGATAATAAAGAGAAGACGAGCAATGAAGCAGAAGCAAAATTTCTTCAAAAGGAATGGTGGATTGTTACTAGAACAACAGCTGTGCTCTTCAAACAATCATGTTGATAAAACAAAGCTGTTCACTTCCACTGAATTAGAGCACGCTACGGATAACTATCATAAAAATCGAATCCTCGGTCATGGAGGTCAAGGAACTGTCTACAAAGGAATGTTGACTGATGGAAAAGTTGTTGCTATTAAGAAATCTAAAAAAGTTGATGAAGATAAGCTCGCGCAGTTCATCAATGAGGTGGTGATTTTGTCGCAAATCAACCATAGAAATGTGGTTAAACTGATCGGATGCTGTCTGGAAACGGAAGTGCCTATGCTGGTCTATGAGTTCATTCCAAATGGAACACTCTTTGATTATTTACAACATCCAGATGAAGAGTTGGCATTTACTTGGGAGATTCGTATTCGGATTGCTGCTGAAATTGCAGGCGCTCTTGCCTATCTACATTCATCAGCCTCTACGCCTATTTATCATCGCGATATcaaatcctcaaacatactttTGGATGATAAATACAGAGCAAAATTAGCGGATTTCGGAACTTCTAGATCGATTTCTATAGAGGACACACACGTGACTACTCGAGTACAAGGAACTTTTGGATACTTGGATCCTGAATTCTTCCAGTCAAGCCAGTTTACTGACAAAAGTGATGTTTATAGTTTTGGAGTAGTGCTTGCAGAGCTTTTAACGGGTGAAAAACCTGTATTTTCGTCGTCGCGGTCCACTGATTGCAGGAGTTTAGCGACGCATTTTCTACGATCAATGGAGGGAGAGAATCGTTTGTTTGAAATTCTTGATGCTTTAGTTCTGAAGGAGAGTAAGAAGGAACAGATCGTTGCGACTGCAAAGCTGGCTAAGAGATGCTTGAACTTGAATGGTAGAATGAGACCTACCATGAAGACGGTGGCATTGGAGTTGGAAGGGATTAGGAGAGGTTCTTGTATAGTTGAAGAACAAGCTTATGATGTGGTTGACATTAGTGAATCGTCACGCTTGTGGGATATTGCTTCATCTTCTTCCCATTTAGAGGAGCAAACTTTAGTTCATCATTATACTTTATGA
- the LOC126677484 gene encoding sugar transporter ERD6-like 6 — MSSREEGDDGLRKPFLHTGSWYRMSSRQSSMMGSSSQFIRDSAVSVVLCVLIVALGPIQFGFTCGYSSPTQSEIIKDLNLSISEFSLFGSLSNVGAMVGAISSGQIAEYIGRKGSLMIAAIPNIIGWLSISFAKDSSFLFMGRLLEGFGVGIISYTVPVYIAEIAPQNMRGSLGSVNQLSVTLGILLAYLLGLFVHWRLLAVLGTLPCLILIPGLFFIPESPRWLAKMGMTEEFEASLQVLRGFDTDISAEVNEIKKSVSSSTKRTTTRFADLRRRRYWFPLMVGIGLLMLQQLSGINAILFYSSKIFESAGVSSSNLATVGLGFIQVLATGVTTWLMDKAGRRLLLIISTSGMTVSLLLVAVAFYIEGTISKDSNLYGIMGVLSLVGLVAMIIFFSLGLGAIPWIIMSEILPVNIKSLSGSVATLANWLTSWLVTMTANFLLSWTSAGTFTIYSVVSAFTVVFVTLWVPETKGRTLEEIQSSFR, encoded by the exons ATGAGTTCACGAGAAGAAGGCGACGATGGACTTCGCAAACCGTTTCTTCACACCGGCAGCTGGTATAGAATGAGCTCACGCCAGTCCAGTATGATGGGCTCCTCCTCTCAGTTCATTCGCGACAGCGCTGTCTCCGTCGTTCTTTGTGTCCTCATCGTCGCCTTAGGTCCCATCCAATTCGGTTTCACT TGTGGTTATTCTTCGCCTACGCAATCTGAAATCATTAAGGATCTTAATCTCTCAATTTCAGag ttttcTCTGTTTGGTTCTTTATCCAATGTGGGCGCTATGGTTGGAGCTATTTCAAGTGGTCAGATTGCTGAGTACATTGGCCGAAAAGGG TCGCTGATGATTGCTGCAATCCCTAATATAATTGGATGGTTAAGCATATCCTTTGCTAAA gattcttcatttttattcaTGGGAAGGTTGTTGGAAGGATTTGGTGTTGGTATTATCTCATATACG GTGCCAGTCTATATAGCTGAGATAGCACCTCAGAACATGAGAGGAAGTCTTGGATCAGTTAATCAG CTCTCAGTTACTCTGGGGATATTGCTCGCGTATCTGTTAGGACTTTTTGTACATTGGAGGCTGCTAGCTGTTTTAG GAACTTTGCCTTGCTTAATTTTAATACCTGGTTTGTTTTTCATACCAGAGTCTCCTCGCTGGCTG GCAAAAATGGGGATGACAGAGGAGTTTGAAGCATCTTTGCAAGTATTACGGGGATTCGATACAGACATTTCTGCCGAAGTGAATGAAATCAAG AAGTCTGTATCTTCATCAACCAAGAGAACAACAACCCGATTTGCAGATCTCAGACGAAGAAGATATTGGTTCCCTTTGATG GTGGGAATTGGATTACTTATGCTTCAGCAACTCAGTGGCATCAATGCAATTTTGTTCTATTCCAGCAAAATCTTTGAAAGTGCTG GTGTTTCCTCAAGTAATCTTGCTACAGTTGGACTTGGGTTTATTCAG GTTCTTGCCACTGGGGTCACTACATGGTTGATGGATAAAGCTGGACGAAGGCTTCTCTTGATT ATATCTACGTCTGGAATGACTGTTAGCCTGCTTCTTGTTGCGGTTGCCTTCTATATAGAG GGAACTATTTCAAAAGACTCCAATTTGTATGGCATAATGGGAGTGTTGTCGCTTGTGGGGCTCGTG gcaatgataatttttttctctcttggACTTGGAGCTATTCCTTGGATTATAATGTCTGAG ATACTGCCGGTGAATATCAAGAGCCTTTCTGGCAGCGTAGCAACACTGGCAAATTGGCTAACATCTTGGCTTGTCACAATGACTGCAAACTTTTTGTTGAGTTGGACTAGTGCAG GGACCTTTACTATTTACTCAGTGGTGAGTGCATTTACTGTTGTTTTTGTGACGCTTTGGGTGCCGGAAACCAAAGGGAGAACTCTTGAAGAGATACAATCATCCTTCAGATGA
- the LOC126677485 gene encoding uncharacterized protein LOC126677485, giving the protein MVNLVAAQKPLLHGLMKMAGVKPYTLEIEPGTIMNLWVPNETIPNPKKGEKSTKSQTLNKPEKPVVVLIHGFAAEGIVTWQFQVGALAKKYSVYIPDLLFFGGSITDKTDRSPTFQAETLVKGLKRVGVEKCTLVGFSYGGMVAFKMAEMYPELVEAMVVSGSILAMTDSISDSTLSRLGFKSSAELLLPTCVKGLKALLSVAAYKKLWFPNFLHKDFLEVMFNNRNERAELLEGLVISNKDTAIPKFPQKIHLLWGENDEIFNLELAQNMKGQLGENATFQGIEKAGHLVHLERPCVYNRHLEKFLSSVQEGHRAEK; this is encoded by the exons ATGGTGAACCTCGTAGCAGCTCAAAAGCCCTTACTGCATGGCCTAATGAAAATGGCAGGGGTTAAACCCTACACACTCGAGATCGAGCCAGGCACAATCATGAACCTCTGGGTTCCcaacgaaaccattccaaacccGAAAAAAGGCGAAAAATCTACCAAATCCCAAACCTTAAATAAACCTGAAAAACCAGTTGTTGTCCTAATCCATGGCTTTGCTGCAGAAGGTATTGTAACATGGCAATTCCAAGTTGGCGCTTTAGCCAAAAAGTACTCGGTCTACATCCCCGACCTTCTCTTCTTCGGCGGCTCTATCACCGATAAAACAGACCGGTCACCGACGTTTCAAGCTGAAACGTTGGTGAAGGGTTTAAAGAGGGTGGGAGTGGAGAAGTGTACGTTGGTGGGGTTTAGCTATGGCGGTATGGTAGCTTTCAAGATGGCTGAGATGTATCCTGAGCTAGTTGAAGCAATGGTTGTGTCTGGTTCGATCTTGGCTATGACCGACTCGATCAGTGATTCAACATTGAGTAGGCTTGGGTTCAAATCTTCGGCTGAGCTCTTGCTTCCGACTTGTGTGAAAGGACTTAAAGCTCTGCTTTCTGTAGCTGCTTACAAGAAGCTTTGGTTCCCTAATTTCCTTCACAAAGACTTTCTTGAG GTAATGTTTAATAACAGGAATGAGAGAGCTGAACTACTAGAAGGACTTGTTATTAGCAACAAAGACACTGCCATCCCTAAATTTCCTCAG AAAATACATCTTCTATGGGGCGAAAACGATGAAATATTCAATCTCGAACTTGCACAGAACATGAAAGG GCAACTGGGAGAAAATGCAACATTTCAAGGAATAGAGAAAGCTGGGCATTTGGTTCATCTCGAAAGGCCGTGTGTCTACAACCGGCATCTCGAGAAGTTTCTTTCTTCCGTGCAAGAAGGGCATCGAGCAGAAAAGTAA